One window of Rhizobium leguminosarum genomic DNA carries:
- a CDS encoding beta-ketoacyl-ACP synthase, protein MTASAYRDHLGRPIVAVTGMGIITSLGQGLSDNWAALSSGTSGIHEINRFPTDGLSTRIAGTVDFIGIPVPNAVERSYAFARETTIEALADAGLSGDFNGPLFLAAPPIEPEWSARFELADRSPASEHPGDAYERFLTALRQRPDPAFHEAALFGAISERLADRFGTRGLPVTLSTACASGVTAIQLGIEAIRQGRTTRALTVATDGSLSAEALIRFSLLSALSTQNDPPTKASKPFSKDRDGFVIAEGAATLVLESLEAAVARGAKVLGIMKGAGDKADSFHRTRSSPDGGPAIATIRAALADAGIDESGIGYINAHGTSTPENDKMEYGAMSAVFGERIVGIPVSSNKSMIGHTLTAAGAVEAVFSLQTMLTGTLPPTINYTNPDPSIVLDVVPNKKRQAQVSAVLSNSFGFGGQNASLVMALEPA, encoded by the coding sequence ATGACAGCTTCCGCCTACAGGGATCACCTTGGCCGTCCGATCGTGGCCGTGACCGGCATGGGTATCATCACCTCGCTCGGTCAGGGCCTCAGCGACAACTGGGCAGCGCTTTCGTCAGGCACGTCGGGCATTCACGAGATCAACCGTTTTCCGACCGACGGATTGTCGACGCGGATCGCCGGCACCGTCGATTTTATCGGCATCCCGGTTCCGAACGCCGTCGAGCGTTCCTATGCCTTCGCGCGGGAAACGACGATCGAGGCGCTTGCCGATGCCGGCCTTTCCGGCGATTTCAACGGCCCACTGTTCCTTGCCGCCCCGCCGATCGAACCGGAATGGAGCGCACGTTTCGAGCTCGCCGACCGTTCGCCGGCCTCCGAGCATCCAGGTGATGCTTACGAACGATTCCTGACGGCGTTGCGCCAGCGCCCGGACCCGGCCTTCCATGAGGCGGCCCTGTTCGGCGCGATTTCCGAGCGCCTTGCCGACCGGTTCGGCACGCGCGGCCTTCCCGTCACTCTGTCGACTGCCTGCGCCTCCGGCGTCACGGCGATCCAGCTCGGCATCGAGGCAATCCGCCAGGGTCGGACGACCCGAGCGCTGACGGTTGCGACCGACGGATCGCTGAGTGCCGAAGCGCTGATCCGCTTCTCGCTGCTGTCGGCCCTTTCGACGCAGAACGACCCGCCGACCAAGGCCTCCAAGCCGTTCAGCAAGGATCGCGACGGCTTCGTCATCGCCGAAGGTGCAGCGACGCTGGTGCTGGAATCGCTGGAAGCGGCGGTTGCCCGCGGCGCCAAGGTGCTCGGCATCATGAAGGGCGCCGGCGACAAGGCCGACAGCTTTCACCGCACCCGGTCGTCGCCGGATGGCGGCCCGGCGATTGCGACGATCCGCGCGGCCCTTGCCGATGCCGGCATCGACGAGAGCGGCATCGGCTATATCAATGCCCATGGCACCTCGACGCCCGAGAATGACAAGATGGAATATGGCGCGATGTCGGCCGTCTTCGGCGAACGGATCGTCGGCATCCCGGTGTCGTCGAACAAGTCGATGATCGGTCATACGCTCACGGCGGCCGGCGCTGTCGAGGCGGTGTTCTCGCTGCAGACGATGCTGACCGGCACGTTGCCGCCGACGATCAACTATACCAATCCCGATCCGTCGATCGTTCTCGATGTAGTGCCGAACAAGAAGCGGCAAGCACAGGTTTCAGCTGTGCTTTCCAACTCTTTCGGCTTCGGCGGGCAGAATGCCAGCCTTGTCATGGCGCTCGAACCGGCTTAA
- a CDS encoding zinc-binding dehydrogenase, which translates to MRALQLIDDRKLEITDLPEPDAPGAGEVTLRVKAVALNHIDLWGWRGMAFAKRKMPLVIGAEASGVVESIGPGVANVLPGQLVSIYGARTCGLCRPCREGRDNLCEHVSGVHGFHLDGFAQEKVNLPARLLVPAPPGVDAIGAALAPVTFGTVEHMLFDNAKLEPGETILVHAGGSGIGTAAIQLAKKIGCTVITTVGSDDKIEKARALGADHVINYRTDRFEGVVRKLTKKKGVDVVFEHVGKDTWAGSMLCMKRGGRLVTCGSTSGVSTEMNLMMLFQQQLKLFGSFGCRMENMADAMQKMGRGLVHPVIDTEVSFSDIDRALERMESRQIFGKIILKMD; encoded by the coding sequence ATGCGCGCTTTGCAACTGATCGATGACCGCAAGCTTGAGATCACCGACCTGCCGGAACCGGACGCGCCTGGCGCCGGCGAGGTGACGCTGCGCGTCAAGGCGGTGGCGCTCAACCATATCGATCTCTGGGGCTGGCGCGGCATGGCCTTCGCCAAGCGGAAGATGCCGCTGGTCATCGGCGCGGAAGCCTCGGGCGTCGTGGAGTCGATCGGCCCGGGTGTCGCCAACGTGCTGCCCGGCCAGCTGGTGTCGATCTACGGCGCGCGCACCTGCGGCCTCTGCCGCCCCTGCCGCGAAGGCCGCGACAATCTCTGCGAACATGTCTCCGGGGTGCACGGCTTCCATCTCGACGGCTTTGCGCAGGAGAAGGTCAACTTACCGGCGCGCCTGCTGGTGCCGGCTCCTCCCGGCGTCGATGCGATCGGTGCAGCGCTTGCTCCCGTCACTTTCGGCACGGTCGAACACATGCTGTTCGACAATGCCAAGCTTGAGCCCGGCGAAACCATCCTCGTGCATGCCGGCGGCTCCGGCATCGGCACGGCGGCAATCCAGCTTGCCAAGAAGATCGGCTGCACCGTCATCACCACGGTCGGTTCGGACGACAAGATCGAAAAGGCCAGGGCGCTCGGCGCCGATCACGTCATCAACTATCGCACCGACCGTTTCGAAGGCGTGGTGCGCAAGCTCACCAAGAAGAAGGGCGTCGACGTCGTCTTCGAACATGTCGGCAAGGACACCTGGGCGGGCTCGATGCTCTGCATGAAGCGCGGCGGGCGCCTCGTCACCTGCGGCTCGACCTCGGGTGTTTCCACGGAGATGAACCTGATGATGCTGTTCCAGCAACAGCTGAAGCTCTTCGGTTCGTTCGGCTGCCGCATGGAAAACATGGCCGATGCGATGCAGAAGATGGGCCGCGGGCTCGTGCATCCCGTCATCGACACCGAGGTCAGCTTCAGCGATATCGACCGGGCGCTCGAGCGGATGGAATCGCGCCAGATCTTCGGCAAGATCATCCTGAAGATGGATTGA
- a CDS encoding lipid A biosynthesis lauroyl acyltransferase has protein sequence MKLFITRIVLALRHFQQWLVAQMMFGFLNFLKLFPADGAIRFADRTMRRLGRLTSRHRLMLTNLRNAFPEKSEAEIEEIALASWGNMGRLAAEYVFLDQLFDYDPKKPGPGRVEVSGIPIFLDLRDNPRPFIVFTGHTANFELLPVAGAAFGLHVTVLFRPPNNPYIAKKVFDFRSARMGKLVPSHAGSSFALARQLEAGQGVGVLVDQKFRKGLKGIFFGREVKTNPLLPKLVRQFDCEVYPARCIRLPGNRYRLEIEPRLDMPRDARGNLDLPAAAQLLNDRVESWVREYPEQWLWYHDRWQIKQTLSS, from the coding sequence GTGAAGCTGTTCATCACCCGGATCGTCCTGGCGCTGAGGCACTTCCAGCAATGGCTGGTGGCGCAGATGATGTTCGGCTTTTTGAATTTCCTGAAGCTGTTTCCGGCCGATGGCGCGATTCGCTTCGCCGACAGGACGATGCGCCGCCTCGGCCGGCTGACCAGCCGCCACAGACTGATGCTGACCAATCTGCGCAACGCCTTCCCTGAGAAGAGCGAGGCCGAGATCGAAGAGATTGCGCTGGCAAGCTGGGGCAATATGGGCCGGCTTGCGGCCGAATACGTCTTTCTCGACCAGCTGTTCGACTATGACCCCAAAAAACCAGGCCCGGGCAGGGTGGAGGTATCGGGCATTCCGATCTTCCTCGATCTGCGCGACAATCCGCGTCCCTTCATCGTCTTTACCGGCCATACCGCCAATTTTGAGCTGCTGCCGGTGGCGGGGGCCGCCTTCGGCCTTCATGTAACCGTGCTCTTCCGGCCGCCGAACAATCCCTATATCGCCAAGAAAGTCTTCGATTTCAGGAGCGCGCGCATGGGCAAGCTGGTGCCCTCGCATGCCGGCTCCTCCTTCGCGCTCGCCCGGCAACTGGAAGCAGGCCAGGGCGTGGGCGTGCTCGTCGACCAGAAATTCCGCAAGGGGCTGAAGGGAATCTTCTTCGGGCGCGAGGTCAAGACCAATCCGCTGCTGCCGAAGCTGGTGCGCCAGTTCGACTGTGAGGTCTATCCGGCGCGTTGCATCCGTCTGCCCGGTAATCGCTATCGGCTGGAGATCGAGCCGCGGCTGGACATGCCGCGCGACGCCAGGGGCAATCTCGACCTGCCGGCGGCGGCCCAGCTGCTCAACGACAGGGTGGAAAGCTGGGTGCGGGAGTACCCGGAGCAGTGGCTTTGGTATCACGACCGCTGGCAGATCAAGCAGACGCTCAGCTCCTAG